ATAGCTCTTAGGCGCATCATCAACCGCACGGCAATGGGAGTCATCGCTGGAGAGCTTTTCGCGAGCTGGGGTTACGCGATGGACAAGGAATGGCACAAGGTAGACGCTCCGTGGGAGATAGGGCTTGCGGTGAACTTCCCGAACAACTTCGTGGATATGAAGTTTGCGGTGATGTACGGCTCGGAGGAGTTCAAGGCAGGGTTCTTCATCGGAGTGCCGGTGTGGGATCACTTCCCGTTACCGTAAAACATAAAGGAGGATAAATAGAAATTGGCACGCAACATAACACCGAGAAAAGAGAATTATTCACAGTGGTATCTTGACGTAATCAAGGCCGCTGAAATGGCAGACTATGCCCCCGTGCGCGGCTGTATGGTAATCCGTCCGACAGGCTACGCAATCTGGGAGAGCGTACAGGCGAAATTCGACGCTGCCTTCAAGAAGACCGGGCACGTCAACGCATACTTTCCGCTGTTAATCCCCTATTCGTTCCTGCAGAAGGAAGCCGAGCACGTAGAGGGTTTTGCTCCCGAATGCGCGACAGTTACCCACGCAGGGGGCGAGGAGCTCGAAGAACCTTACGCTGTCCGTCCGACTTCGGAGACGGTGATAGGGTACATGTACAGCAAGTGGGTTCAGTCGTGGAGAGACCTTCCCGTCCTGATTAACCAATGGGCAAACGTTATGCGCTGGGAGAAGCGTCCGCGACTGTTCCTGCGAACGTCAGAATTTCTCTGGCAGGAAGGCCACACAGCACACGAGACCGAGCAGGAAGCCCGCGAAGAGACCATGAGGATGCTCGAGGTCTACAGAACCATAATAGAGAACGAGTTAGCTATCCCCGTAATAGCCGGAGAAAAGACGGCAGGTGAGAGATTTCCCGGAGCTGATGACACGTACACCTGCGAAGCAATGATGAGCGATGCTCGCGCACTTCAGGCAGGAACAAGCCACTTCTTAGGGCAGAACTTCGCTAAGGCGTTCAAGATTCAGTATCAGGACAGGGAAGGCAAGCTGTCTTACTGCTGGACGACGAGCTGGGGAGTGTCGACGAGGTTAATCGGTGCGCTAATCATGGTGCATTCCGATGACGACGGCCTGATAATCCCGCCCAGAATTGCCCCCGTGAAGGCCGTAATCCTTCCCATCTCGAAGGATGAAGCCATCGCAGAGAATGACATACTCCCGAAGGCTAAAGAGCTGTCCGCGCGTCTTGATGACGAACTCGGCGGAATGTTCACGCGCGTAGATACTGACTTCCACATGAGGCCCGCAGACAGGTTCTTCACGCACCTGCAGAAGGGTGTGCCTCTGAGGCTCGAGCTCGGCGAGAAGGACATCAAGGCCGGAACAGTACGCGTTGTGCGCAGGGACACCGGCGAGAAGATGGACGTTGCGAACGACGCAGTGATACCGACGGTGAAGAAGCTGCTTGAGGACATTCAGGCTAACATGTTCAAGCGCGCAAAGGATTTCCGCGAGGCCAACACTCACGACGCGTCGAGCTACGACGAGTTCAAGGCGATAATTGCGGAGAAGGGCGGTTTCGTGCGGGCATACTTCGGCGGGACTCCTGAGGACGAGGTCAGGATTCGCGAGGAGACCGGCGCAACACCGAGATGCATACTTCCCGGCGGAAGCACCGGCAAATGCATCATCACCGGCCAAGAAGACGCTAGGCTGACGGTCTTCGCGAAGGCGTATTAGTTCATGGCGGAGAAACTTGAAGCTGACGTAGTCTTCTCGTGCGGCGAGGATAATTACCTGCCTGATGCTGATGTGTGGCTGGTGATTGACGTTCTGAGAGCTACAACCGTAATAGCCCGCTGGTTCGAACTCGGCGGGACGGAGCTTTACCCCGTGAAGACTCCTGACGATGCGCGGTCGCTCGTTCAGGAACTAAGGGGACGCGGCTCTTCCCCATTGCTGATGGGTGAGGTCAACGGACTTCCGCCTGAGGGCTTCGACTTGGGCAACTCTCCGACAGAATTAAGCTACGAGCTGGTTCAGGAGCATTATTGCGGGGTCATGTCCACGACGAACGGCACTGTAGCCCTGACGCAGGCGGCATCGAGCGGAGCTGATGTCCTGGCGGTGTGCCTGAGGAATTACGCGGCGTGTCTGGATTACGCACTTACGCAGGGCAAACGCATCGGGCTTCTGTGTTCGGGCAGGAAGAGGCGGCCTTCTTGGGAGGACACTCTCTGCGCGGGGGCAATCCTCGAGGAGCTTAACGCTAAGGGGGAAGCCTTCATGACTGACAGCGCAAAGATGGCACTTACTCTCTGGCAGAACAGAGGAAGTAACCTCACCGAGTGTGTGAAGAAGTCCAATCACGCGCAGTACCTCGAGCAGATAGGCTTCACTGAAGACATAGCGTTTTGCTGTGAATGCGACACGTCAACCGTCGTTCCCATGCTCGTAACCGAAGAGGGCAGGAACATTCTGCGGAGCGTCGCCGGAAGTGCACGGCCTTACCCGCGCGCGCGCGATGTCATTGCGCCGGAAGCAAGGATTACGCCGCCGGAAACTCTGAAGAGGGCTGACCCGTTCGAGGAGCTATTGAGTTACACAAGGAAGAAGTGAGAGATTATGAAGACGTTATACCTTGACTGTTTCGCAGGGATTGCCGGAGATATGTTTATCGGTGCAATGCTCAATCTTGTGCCGGACACTGGGATTCTTGCTGAGGGCATAGGGAAGATTACAGCACTTGACCCGTCAGAGTACGAGCTTGTTATAGAGCGCACCACCAAGAACGGCATAGCGGGGATAAACTTTGACGTTCACCTTGAGCATGAACATCATCATCATGAGCACGAGGAGCACGAGCACCATCATCACCATTACCGGCACTTAGCGGACATCGAGTCGATGATAGTATCAAGCACTCTGCCCGAGCGCGTGAAAGTTGCATCGCTGCGTGCGTTCTCGGTTCTCGCGGAGGCAGAAGCTCATGTTCACGGCACGACTCCCGACAAGATACATTTTCACGAGGTCGGAGCTGTGGACTCGATAATCGACATTGTCGGCTCGTTCATCCTCATTGATGCGCTGGGCTGGCCAAGAGTTTTATCGTCGCCCGTGAATGTCGGCTCGGGCACGGTAGAGTGTGCGCACGGAATCCTTCCCGTCCCTGCTCCGGCGACAGAGCACCTGCTTCACGGCATCCCCGTGTACTCTGCGGGCTCGCCGATGGAACGCACTACACCGACGGGCGCGCTCCTCGTGAAGACTCTTGCGTCGGGGTTCAGCGCGCTTCCTGCGGGGAAGATTCTTGCGTCTGGCTTCGGGCTCGGGAACAGGGAGACTCCTGATATGCCGAATGCTCTGCGTGTGCTGATGATTGACACTAAGAGCGAGTACGAGTCAGAAGGGCTTATTCATGAGCGCATAACACTTCTTGAGTGCAACATTGACGACATGAACCCGCAGGACTATGAGCCGGTGATAGAGAAGCTGTTTTCGGCGGGAGGGCTTGACGTTTGGACGGAGAACATCGCAATGAAGAAGGCACGTCCCGGAGTGAAGCTGTGCTGCCTGTGCAGGAACGACGACGCGGCGAAGCTGGCACGGCTTATCCTTGAGCACACGACTTCACAGGGCGTGAGGCTGAGGGACTTTGACCGTATACGCCTGAAGTGGAAGCTCGAGGAGGTCAGCACGAGTCTGGGGAAGATTCACGTGAAGACGACGGAGCTTGACGGGGAAACATTGCGGCAGATCCCGGAATACGAGGACTTGAAGGCACTTGCTCTCAAGCACGGAATACCGGTTTACGAAGCAAGAAATCTTATTGTGAGGGAGATAGTATGACACAAAACGACATTGCTGCTGTTGTCGTAACGTACAACCGCTGCGAGCTTCTCAGGAAGAACATAGAATGCCTCCTGAATCAGAAGGGTACTCAGTGTGATATATACGTCATCGACAACGCAAGCACCGACCAGACGCAGGACATGGTCAGGTCATTCACGGACAGCCGGGTACACTACTTCAACACCGGCGGAAATCTCGGAGGCGC
The sequence above is drawn from the Synergistaceae bacterium genome and encodes:
- the larC gene encoding nickel pincer cofactor biosynthesis protein LarC, producing the protein MKTLYLDCFAGIAGDMFIGAMLNLVPDTGILAEGIGKITALDPSEYELVIERTTKNGIAGINFDVHLEHEHHHHEHEEHEHHHHHYRHLADIESMIVSSTLPERVKVASLRAFSVLAEAEAHVHGTTPDKIHFHEVGAVDSIIDIVGSFILIDALGWPRVLSSPVNVGSGTVECAHGILPVPAPATEHLLHGIPVYSAGSPMERTTPTGALLVKTLASGFSALPAGKILASGFGLGNRETPDMPNALRVLMIDTKSEYESEGLIHERITLLECNIDDMNPQDYEPVIEKLFSAGGLDVWTENIAMKKARPGVKLCCLCRNDDAAKLARLILEHTTSQGVRLRDFDRIRLKWKLEEVSTSLGKIHVKTTELDGETLRQIPEYEDLKALALKHGIPVYEARNLIVREIV
- a CDS encoding 2-phosphosulfolactate phosphatase, with the protein product MAEKLEADVVFSCGEDNYLPDADVWLVIDVLRATTVIARWFELGGTELYPVKTPDDARSLVQELRGRGSSPLLMGEVNGLPPEGFDLGNSPTELSYELVQEHYCGVMSTTNGTVALTQAASSGADVLAVCLRNYAACLDYALTQGKRIGLLCSGRKRRPSWEDTLCAGAILEELNAKGEAFMTDSAKMALTLWQNRGSNLTECVKKSNHAQYLEQIGFTEDIAFCCECDTSTVVPMLVTEEGRNILRSVAGSARPYPRARDVIAPEARITPPETLKRADPFEELLSYTRKK
- a CDS encoding proline--tRNA ligase yields the protein MARNITPRKENYSQWYLDVIKAAEMADYAPVRGCMVIRPTGYAIWESVQAKFDAAFKKTGHVNAYFPLLIPYSFLQKEAEHVEGFAPECATVTHAGGEELEEPYAVRPTSETVIGYMYSKWVQSWRDLPVLINQWANVMRWEKRPRLFLRTSEFLWQEGHTAHETEQEAREETMRMLEVYRTIIENELAIPVIAGEKTAGERFPGADDTYTCEAMMSDARALQAGTSHFLGQNFAKAFKIQYQDREGKLSYCWTTSWGVSTRLIGALIMVHSDDDGLIIPPRIAPVKAVILPISKDEAIAENDILPKAKELSARLDDELGGMFTRVDTDFHMRPADRFFTHLQKGVPLRLELGEKDIKAGTVRVVRRDTGEKMDVANDAVIPTVKKLLEDIQANMFKRAKDFREANTHDASSYDEFKAIIAEKGGFVRAYFGGTPEDEVRIREETGATPRCILPGGSTGKCIITGQEDARLTVFAKAY